From a single Ooceraea biroi isolate clonal line C1 chromosome 12, Obir_v5.4, whole genome shotgun sequence genomic region:
- the LOC105284837 gene encoding uncharacterized protein LOC105284837 → MHAIFFSARQLEEDQYSLPSRSIIDESQPLYYGDYFSQDEQSFLVDYNPDIPPELQIKKGVKHKFRKEQSDSVLQMQEKKYSAGKEITIENINERTTENINKRTTENISKRTENISEKENAKEDSILINRTWNMVLHRVLYVVHDTCGKVKSGHRICRRVSTPTNNAKPSKSVWNERAAAPLKSIRGACEIKPRLPLSLKELFRLAISDDQSEINPNL, encoded by the exons atgcatgctatctttttttcAGCTAGACAACTTGAAGAAGATCAGTATTCATTGCCATCACGCTCTATTATAGATGAATCACAACCGTTATATTACGGTGATTATTTTTCGCAGGACGAACAAAGTTTTCTAG ttGATTATAATCCCGATATACCTCCCGAATTACAGATCAAGAAAGGAGTTAAACATAAATTCCGTAAAG AACAGAGTGATTCTGTGCTACAAATGCAGGAAAAGAAATATAGTGCaggaaaagaaataacaatAGAGAATATCAACGAGAGAACAACAGAGAATATCAACAAAAGAACAACAGAGAATATCAGCAAAAGAACAGAGAATATcagtgaaaaagaaaatgcgaaAGAAGATTCAATATTGATAAATCGTACATGGAATATGGTGTTACATAGAGTGTTATACGTCGTGCACGACACATGCGGTAAAGTAAAAAGCGGTCATCGGATATGCCGGCGAGTCTCTACGCCGACAAATAACGCAAAGCCATCGAAGTCGGTTTGGAATGAAAGAGCCGCGGCTCCTCTGAAATCAATCCGCGGCGCCTGTGAAATCAAGCCGCGGCTTCCTTTATCGCTAAAGGAACTGTTCCGATTGGCGATCTCAGACGACCAATCGGAAATTAATCCGAATTTATAA